In Flavobacterium piscisymbiosum, the sequence TTGCAAGTTGTGATGAGACACTTGATTTGCAACCCATTTCAGAAATTAGTGTAGGCGAATTTTATACTACTCCCGCAGAAGTAAACCTGGCAGTAATCTCTATTTACAACAGCCTTTACGGAATGCAGAATAGAGAATGGCTGCTGACAGAAATCCGTTCTGATAATACCTATATGAATCCAAATTCTACTGAAACTAAAGATTTGGCTGTGAGAGAAGTAGATCGTTTTGTGCAAAGTTCACAAAATGTTTATCTGCAGGAATATTGGAAAGCGTGTTACAAAACGATCAATCTTTCAAATGTTGTTTTGCAGAATTTAAATGTAGTTACTGACCAGGCACAAAGAAATCAATATGAAGGAGAAGCACGTTTTTTAAGAGCGCACGCTTACTTTAATTTGGTGCGTCTTTGGGGTGGGGTTTTCATAATTGAAACTCCTGTTTCAGGAAAGGAAGCGAAAACAATGGATAGAAGTCCGCAAAGCGAAGTATATGAATTTATTGCAAATGATCTGCACTTAGCATCAGAAATGTTGCCTCCAACGCAAAGTGGCGCCAACCTTGGAAGAGTGGCTTCTGATGCGGCGAAAACATTACTTGGAAAAGTATTGCTTACTTCAGGTGGTAACGCAAATTTAAGTGAAGCTGTAACTGTTCTGACAGAAGTTGTTAGTGGTAATTTTAGTTTGCAGCCCACATACGGAGCAGTTTTCAATATTGGAAATGAATACAATAACGAAATCATGTTTGCAGTTCGTTACCAATCAGGAAGCGTAGGTTTAGGTTCTCCGCATCCCAACTTTTTCGCGCCTTTGCAAAGCGATAATTATGTAGTTTTTGGAAATGGCGATGGTTTGAATGTGCCAACAGATAATATGTCGCAGGCTTACACGGCTGGCGATCCACGAAAAGCGGCTTCAATGGCTGACACCTGGCTAGGTTTCAACGGAGGAGTTAAGGCAGATAAACATGTTACAAAATACAATTCGACATTTAACGCAGTTGATGATGGTGGAAACGACTGGATTATCCTTCGTTACGCTGATGCTTTGCTTTTGTTGTCAGAAGCAATTAATGAACAAAGTGGGCCAAATTCAGAAGCTTTGAGTTACCTTAATAAGGTTAGAACGCGTTCACTTGGAGCGAGTGCTGCTTTAAAATTGGCAGATGTTTCGACTTATTTCAATTTCAAAATTGCTTTGGAAAATGAAAGAAGAGTAGAGTTTGCTTTTGAAAATCACCGTTGGTTTGATTTGGTCAGAACCGGCAGAGCAGAAGTGGTTATGACACAGCATTTTGCTACTGAATTTCAATATAATGATCCGGCGCATCCTTCTTTAAACACAGGTCCGTTACAACATTACCAAATTTTATTGCCGATTCCGCAATATGAAATCGACCTGAACCCGAAGATCGCACAAAACACAGGATATTAATTTTAAGTATATGAAAAGTTTAAAATATTCACTAACAGCTTATTTATGTTTGCTTTTTTTAGCCAATGCCAATGCCTCAGAAATAAAAGTTTCAAACATGGAGGAATTGACAGCAGCTATTTCAAAAGTAAAACCAGGAGACAGAATCGTAATGTCAAATGGAATATGGAAAGACACGGCAATTGATTTTAATGCAAAAGGAATTTCAAAAGATTCCATTTTTCTGGAAGCGGAAACAGCAGGAAAAGTAATTCTTTCCGGCAATTCTTCCTTGAAATTATCAGG encodes:
- a CDS encoding RagB/SusD family nutrient uptake outer membrane protein — its product is MKKYNWSVKSLKVLILSTAFLFASCDETLDLQPISEISVGEFYTTPAEVNLAVISIYNSLYGMQNREWLLTEIRSDNTYMNPNSTETKDLAVREVDRFVQSSQNVYLQEYWKACYKTINLSNVVLQNLNVVTDQAQRNQYEGEARFLRAHAYFNLVRLWGGVFIIETPVSGKEAKTMDRSPQSEVYEFIANDLHLASEMLPPTQSGANLGRVASDAAKTLLGKVLLTSGGNANLSEAVTVLTEVVSGNFSLQPTYGAVFNIGNEYNNEIMFAVRYQSGSVGLGSPHPNFFAPLQSDNYVVFGNGDGLNVPTDNMSQAYTAGDPRKAASMADTWLGFNGGVKADKHVTKYNSTFNAVDDGGNDWIILRYADALLLLSEAINEQSGPNSEALSYLNKVRTRSLGASAALKLADVSTYFNFKIALENERRVEFAFENHRWFDLVRTGRAEVVMTQHFATEFQYNDPAHPSLNTGPLQHYQILLPIPQYEIDLNPKIAQNTGY